In one Asterias amurensis chromosome 9, ASM3211899v1 genomic region, the following are encoded:
- the LOC139941448 gene encoding uncharacterized protein isoform X1, giving the protein MEDTHLRQKAMDERKEIKQSSQYNATDTGESDAGNLTESNAEGQSLGGDVTTVESSVEFHVLATNYSKGQLKMRIKSNKRGNGQQKCDPTSSNATTKPSVQQVDDKKCYAELRVKPKRTSETHVTSANTEGKTRTLLRLSNEEAAEEPTMESLIALTNSETSDFIQANGTGSLCSQIDFSHVTGIGQNPRSDDTTNCFVNSCVDIANQSASDAATEYLQKQEEEELLQALADSAGDAQGIEQALDVDSLTPSFVSEQSFELSVADVDLEPEDRPHCRYTTKSNDTALANGNETVQNCAESLLMTARTTDNALSIDLPSNGMSQQQGVGPPGGIPMPIDTGMVVEVMEMEQDRESALLSSNPPTDTMDFGYQSYAHNFGADAVIEKEMDTSNLMSDEPEPDNKNTCLLVTVSEAQYTVHSGYSPKTKQTPTSAKAQPKVTAAACQKSKKDKSAKVSPSKVNPSMRSNISTSKSNSVPKSCVKSPKSRTTNEMKTEALKKGTVSFNKSPAAAQVSPNKRTPQKAKHSDLSNNVSIANAEKVTKITGKRTAKVNVSAVKTTLRKEKLSPDKPKKSKKSKAKGEISPVIKPPKTKKLKEPTVDILEANTKCKGNKKKKKSLPVSLGLSKLNPITVAGVSASKKSKKSKSKTKDKNSDSCELTSFSSSKTSSIGKPLTSPKSTKTKPKSKTSTLSPKSKVIKGKGCKTKLKKKPLLCVSPLDVASHHPLSSPSQISNPPILGVTVSSKATKKNSKSKKADKKCKSGKSKLSRTKVQSSTIVHSDGLLQVATKINRKSKSCKPGKKEKKHKRAKKHKIKEKHKELTASDNKPVPPPAILPLGGTSPLHILIPDEEPIASPLSSPPCPPSKGKGKKSGSGVARLMTEWLLENGHDDDDDDDDETIQLHQGKPIKNSQKHGSPKSNKTSSPRKEMSTPVSPVSSSCFGTPTKVPHVFAEPVKALHESGKKKQLSVEPIRAEIMEGSKEKQHKEQTPSPQSATTCMSEETMFSDSGIGTDNNSNPDQHALDKHRRRSVPSVTESDMSSEMLDTHPLATSAHGLYSYGKKDKHHKIMNWHFGPHRKRRKKYRFMRQPGRMSPAFVFELDAVILELRTLRLDHQEDLTDVTKTVFTDKHSEPKNHLSAIAKLNPNYSSYLRPSYLATVLSNPTMKNSKHKSNKKKKKEKDDKRKKELNVLGEQGSHDISEQYLTNSGSEMSPKAASKPPGLAMSDLFQRSHSVVPQKTDFAVSNVLSLSATSDCPSTVFGKQTAGLVNKERQTPEEKITPTVDTADSHVQDLNSKPSAKAATKKPKSKKAKIIKSVKAVTESTASTASKQTKAIKASNATKQCQKDNSVPCDKTSNTREATPPKTSEKKENTRDQSVKTNQKSDITSSKVEPVFLSNGLAEADAGEASQHQTAIPVPKTLPKPPPKKRRRRRIARFTPPKSKAYLKKKLMTIKQRIEEAVLLDKAEPSAEVNMAEKSVNDDDITAADFENNNVLERKEGLTNSCHPEQLNQTQTGSLPTESKVILPTLTGQTTPKKTKADTDLSVKTKRTKLTMVNRTKGNSSVVTPVESTCREKAEVVKRTDPCENEKLAIKSVQLSSIEDSIEACIKKCFSSVDLVKENSPKVKPKKGPNSKLNTGARANSTANKVKSPVRKSQPSTTISVSKKQDNIFDRLQNCCATTEQEKVDKQDTQKGTVVVNESQSGVTEEPLIPAVTPVIQQTSKVSKRQTKGTTKTPGRKRAYNKVKVSIEPGLGGQSSKETAKKSCKVNISTESVTTVGVDTPQQTPQVNFTVCQQNEKSIVVSDVKDVTSDKTSCDVPRLSEEVLNSEKPCVVSPTPMDVTNNTINSDANTVTQIQTFSVAKSAAKAKVPKVQKKKLQMTKVPKIVVKRTVETAAVDESSMPLKKRKLMKEPVVTCTENTLISLPSQPSTSTAPYPTPCTPPSSLVCKSPDPSPSVAGSKKTKPAVAVCRAKGGQTPSQDIAAGRMAGKQCGKKRPLPKRSYWKAGIYSSTFKLEPPMIKPDEDTKEDEEKTEGEEQYIEEPSCGLFPLPILSGSLFWEEEVDFQLPYDLWWLHTHNKLSNRQDPSKFKKLKNNIYYDVKPLSNTQNICNCKKPREPDVKGCGEDCLNRMVLGECSPSTCPCEEVCSNQRIQRHEWTPGLQRFNTKDRGWGICTQTPIKAGEFILEYVGEVISVKELWKRALSDYQYQKHHYYLNLDSGTVIDGYRYGNEGRFVNHSCEPNCEMQKWSVNGMYRIALFAMKDVNVGDELTYDYNFHAFNLETQQECMCGSSNCRGTIGGKTQKPNGIVKKDPVNNKKTGKKLGRPVKEKRKSKNNLKKREGVAEDHSALKARRLPRPMSVREMNLIADRRLFLLRNIEKIKRVRETQLKAKEGNLTIKTNSQNDNGKDVFMAQFTALKTSRSVKTRRLAAAEVNVEVTKAARLAQVFKDIYTVVCTYRDSNGQSLAIPFMNRPSKKRNQDYYQRISDPIDLSTIERHIMTGYYKTVERFDEHFIRVFRNAEKYHGKKSELGRDATDLRKAYTKAKTDNAKFFEDILGQPQIYKDNKEDSKLLKEEEEEEVIRCLCGLFNDEGLMIQCEQCMVWQHCDCIGMKEPTENYKCELCEIRPVPKEVPMVPQPKFAQPDQTYFLCLERDEHLTVRQGCCVYLANENQRRTPDGSPIQSSTEIMSNINRDELNIFRVEKLWKNPDGEKFAFGHHFLRPYETHHTPSRKFFKNELFRVPLYEIIKLDVICGVCCVMDFYTFCKGRPKGVEEIDVYVCEFRLDKTAHLFNPISRHKYPISTKTYAFDKFDKKLVPKRDYSPHLVPEHFKRGYGGRCNKDKSVEREEDDVNIEDMTPEMYAARQLGNPLSTNAKKISLMEKKKQKKRLKKHEKEQSLALRRQQEQQKAERICQQKERLNGLLLNLLGKMPGKQPVDLTYLLEEGNGKRRCKRPPHSLDGFF; this is encoded by the exons GTCGATGACAAGAAATGTTATGCTGAGCTGAGAGTTAAGCCCAAGAGAACATCGGAAACCCATGTAACATCAGCCAACACTGAAGGAAAGACGAGGACTCTACTGCGTTTATCTAATGAGGAAGCCGCTGAAGAACCAACCATGGAATCGCTCATTGCACTGACCAACAGTGAGACGTCGGATTTCATCCAAGCCAATGGGACGGGCTCGTTGTGTTCACAGATAGATTTTAGCCATGTGACTGGTATTGGACAGAACCCACGATCGGATGATACAACGAATTGCTTTGTGAACTCCTGCGTCGATATTGCCAATCAATCCGCCAGCGATGCGGCAACAGAGTACCTACAGAAACAAGAGGAAGAAGAATTGCTTCAAGCCCTGGCGGATTCGGCCGGGGACGCTCAAGGAATAGAGCAGGCCCTCGACGTGGATTCACTCACACCATCCTTTGTATCGGAGCAGAGTTTTGAATTAAGTGTGGCGGATGTAGATCTGGAACCGGAGGATCGGCCACATTGTAGGTACACTACCAAATCAAATGATACGGCCCTCGCTAATGGAAATGAAACGGTGCAAAATTGTGCAGAGTCATTGCTTATGACTGCAAGAACTACAGACAATGCATTATCCATTGACTTGCCATCGAATGGCATGAGCCAGCAGCAAGGTGTAGGGCCTCCTGGTGGTATCCCAATGCCCATCGATACGGGTATGGTGGTCGAGGTCATGGAGATGGAACAAGATAGAGAGTCAGCGTTGTTGTCGTCAAATCCTCCGACTGATACCATGGATTTTGGATATCAATCCTATGCTCACAATTTTGGTGCCGATGCAGTGATTGAGAAAGAGATGGACACGTCAAATCTAATGAGTGATGAGCCAGAACCCGATAATAAAAACACCTGTTTACTTGTTACCGTGTCCGAGGCGCAGTACACTGTACACTCCGGCTACAGTCCCAAAACAAAGCAGACCCCGACCTCAGCAAAAGCACAACCTAAAGTCACCGCAGCAGCTTGCCAGAAGTCCAAAAAGGACAAATCCGCAAAAGTTTCTCCGTCCAAAGTCAATCCATCGATGCGATCCAATATTTCCACCTCAAAGTCAAACTCTGTGCCAAAATCGTGTGTCAAATCCCCCAAATCAAGGacaacaaatgaaatgaaaacagaaGCGTTGAAGAAGGGCACGGTTAGCTTTAACAAATCACCAGCAGCAGCGCAAGTAAGTCCGAATAAACGAACACCTCAGAAGGCCAAACACTCAGATCTTTCCAATAATGTGTCCATTGCCAACgcagaaaaagtaacaaaaatCACTGGGAAACGAACTGCCAAAGTCAATGTGTCTGCCGTGAAAACGACACTCCGAAAAGAAAAGCTCTCACCTGACAAACCCAAAAAGAGCAAAAAGTCAAAAGCCAAGGGTGAAATATCTCCTGTCATCAAACCACCGAAAACCAAAAAACTGAAAGAACCAACTGTAGACATACTGGAAGCCAACACAAAATGCAAgggaaacaagaagaagaaaaagagttTGCCCGTTTCACTGGGTTTGTCCAAACTGAATCCAATCACTGTAGCTGGAGTTTCCGCCAgtaaaaaatcaaagaaaagtaaaagtaaaaccaaagACAAGAACAGTGACAGTTGTGAACTGACTTCATTTTCATCATCCAAAACTAGTTCAATCGGCAAACCACTTACATCACCCAAATCCACCAAAACCAAACCAAAGAGTAAAACAAGTACACTATCTCCAAAGAGTAAAGTAATCAAAGGAAAAGGATGTAAGACGAAACTCAAGAAAAAGCCGCTGCTGTGTGTTAGTCCATTGGATGTTGCCTCACATCACCCTTTGAGCAGTCCCTCACAAATCAGCAACCCACCTATCTTGGGCGTCACCGTTTCCTCTAAAGCAACCAAGAAAAACTCAAAATCCAAGAAGGCTGACAAGAAGTGTAAATCAGGCAAGTCCAAGTTAAGTAGAACAAAAGTACAGAGTTCCACAATTGTGCACTCAGATGGACTACTTCAAGTTGCCACCAAAATCAACAGAAAATCCAAGAGCTGCAAGCCCGGCAAGAAGGAGAAAAAACACAAGCGAGCCAAAAAGCACAAAATCAAAGAGAAACACAAGGAGTTGACGGCTTCTGATAATAAGCCAGTTCCTCCTCCGGCCATTCTACCATTAGGAGGAACTTCCCCTCTTCACATACTTATTCCAGATGAGGAACCAATAGCTTCACCCTTGTCTTCCCCACCCTGTCCACCGAGCAAAGGAAAAGGCAAGAAGTCAGGCTCAGGCGTTGCTAGACTCATGACTGAATGGCTCCTTGAGAATGGacacgacgacgacgacgatgacgatgacgagaCGATTCAGCTTCATCAAGGTAAACCGATCAAGAACTCTCAAAAGCACGGCAGTCCGAAATCCAATAAGACTTCCAGTCCTCGCAAGGAAATGTCCACCCCAGTGTCGCCAGTCAGTAGCTCATGCTTTGGAACGCCGACCAAAGTCCCGCATGTGTTCGCCGAGCCTGTAAAAGCTCTGCATGAATCCGGGAAGAAGAAGCAGCTGAGCGTTGAGCCGATCAGAGCGGAGATTATGGAAGGCTCTAAGGAGAAGCAGCATAAAGAACAAACGCCGTCTCCGCAGAGTGCTACCACCTGTATGAGTGAAGAAACAATGTTTAGTGACAGTGGAATAGGTACCGATAATAACAGTAATCCAGACCAACATGCCTTGGACAAACACAGACGGCGTTCTGTACCCTCAGTCACCGAATCGGATATGTCCAGTGAAATGCTCGACACCCACCCACTAGCCACCTCGGCTCATGGTCTGTACAGCTACGGCAAGAAAGACAAACACCATAAGATCATGAACTGGCACTTTGGTCCGCACAGGAAGAGGAGAAAGAAATACCGGTTTATGAGACAGCCCGGAAGAATGAGCccagcttttgtgtttgagctGGACGCCGTTATCTTAGAGCTAAGAACACTGAGACTGGATCACCAAGAAGACCTCACCGATGTCACCAAAACTGTCTTCACCGATAAACACTCAGAACCAAAGAACCATTTATCAGCCATCGCCAAGCTGAATCCAAATTACAGCAGCTATTTGAGACCATCGTACCTTGCGACAGTCCTTAGTAATCCCACCATGAAAAACAGTAAGCATAAGTccaacaagaagaagaagaaagagaaGGATGACAAAAGGAAGAAAGAACTGAATGTTCTTGGCGAACAAGGCAGCCATGATATCAGTGAGCAGTACTTAACCAACTCAGGCAGTGAGATGTCACCTAAAGCAGCATCTAAACCACCAGGACTTGCTATGAGTGACTTGTTCCAAAGAAGCCATTCTGTGGTTCCTCAAAAAACTGATTTTGCAGTCAGTAATGTGCTGTCATTAAGTGCAACTTCCGACTGCCCAAGCACTGTCTTTGGAAAGCAAACTGCTGGACTTGTTAACAAAGAGAGGCAAACACCTGAGGAGAAAATAACACCAACAGTGGACACAGCAGACTCACATGTGCAAGATTTAAACTCAAAGCCATCTGCTAAAGCTGCAACCAAAAAGCCAAAATCCAAAAAGGCTAAAATTATCAAATCTGTTAAAGCTGTCACCGAATCCACAGCCAGCACagcatcaaaacaaacaaaggccATTAAAGCCTCAAACGCCACAAAACAGTGCCAAAAAGACAACAGTGTACCTTGCGACAAAACATCCAATACAAGAGAAGCGACACCACCCAAAACATCGGAAAAGAAGGAAAACACAAGGGATCAGTCTGTGAAGACAAACCAGAAGAGCGACATCACCAGTTCCAAAGTCGAACCAGTATTTCTTTCAAACGGACTTGCAGAAGCTGATGCCGGTGAAGCCAGCCAACATCAAACAGCTATTCCAGTGCCAAAGACATTGCCAAAACCACCACCTAAAAAAAGAAGGCGAAGGAGAATTGCCAGATTTACTCCTCCTAAATCAAAAGCCTACCTGAAGAAGAAGCTCATGACAATAAAGCAGCGGATTGAGGAAGCTGTGTTGCTTGATAAAGCGGAACCATCGGCCGAAGTCAACATGGCGGAGAAATCAGTCAACGACGATGATATCACTGCTGCAGACTTTGAAAACAACAATGTGCTTGAGAGAAAAGAGGGGTTAACCAACAGCTGTCACCCGGAACAGTTGAACCAAACTCAAACCGGTTCCCTGCCTACGGAGTCGAAGGTCATCTTGCCCACATTGACTGGTCAAACGACACCGAAGAAAACCAAAGCGGATACTGATTTAtcagtgaaaacaaaaaggACTAAGCTAACTATGGTAAACAGGACGAAGGGTAACAGCAGTGTGGTGACTCCTGTGGAGTCAACATGTAGGGAGAAGGCTGAAGTCGTGAAAAGAACTGACCCATGTGAAAATGAGAAACTCGCAATCAAATCCGTACAATTATCCAGTATTGAAGACTCGATAGAAGCCTGTATCAAAAAGTGCTTCTCATCTGTGGACTTGGTCAAGGAAAACTCGCCAAAGGTCAAACCCAAGAAGGGGCCAAATTCAAAACTCAACACAGGAGCCCGTGCCAACTCTACAGCCAATAAAGTCAAATCTCCTGTACGAAAATCACAACCGTCCACCACAATATCAGTGAGTAAAAAACAAGACAATATTTTTGACCGACTTCAGAACTGCTGTGCCACCACAGAGCAGGAGAAGGTCGATAAACAGGACACACAAAAAGGTACTGTTGTTGTTAATGAATCCCAATCTGGTGTAACAGAGGAGCCTTTAATACCAGCAGTTACACCTGTTATTCAACAGACTAGCAAAGTATCCAAGCGGCAAACAAAGGGTACAACAAAGACACCTGGAAGAAAGAGGGCTTATAACAAGGTTAAAGTTTCTATAGAGCCCGGCCTTGGTGGACAATCCTCCAAAGAAACGGCCAAGAAGAGCTGCAAGGTCAACATTTCAACGGAGTCAGTGACGACAGTAGGGGTGGATACACCCCAACAGACACCACAGGTGAACTTCACTGTTTGTCAACAGAATGAGAAGAGTATTGTGGTGTCAGATGTGAAGGATGTTACAAGCGACAAAACAAGTTGTGATGTACCAAGATTGTCTGAGGAAGTACTCAACTCTGAGAAGCCATGTGTAGTGTCTCCGACACCAATGGATGTCACAAATAATACCATTAACTCTGATGCGAACACTGTCACCCAGATACAGACTTTTTCAGTTGCAAAGAGTGCCGCTAAGGCCAAAGTACCCAAGGTACAGAAGAAGAAACTCCAGATGACCAAAGTGCCAAAGATCGTCGTGAAGAGGACTGTTGAAACAGCCGCTGTGGACGAGTCCTCGATGCCGCTCAAGAAACGGAAACTCATGAAGGAACCCGTCGTCACTTGCACAGAGAACACATTAATCAG TTTACCGTCTCAACCATCAACCAGTACAGCGCCCTACCCTACACCCTGCACCCCACCTTCATCATTGGTTTGTAAATCGCCCGATCCGTCACCATCGGTAGCCGGCAGTAAGAAGACCAAACCGGCAGTGGCTGTGTGTCGCGCCAAGGGAGGACAAACTCCAAGCCAAGACATAGCAGCAGGGAGGATGGCTGGTAAACAGTGCGGCAAGAAGAGACCGTTACCGAAGAGGTCTTACTGGAAAGCAGGCATTTATTCCAGCACCTTCAAGTTAGAGCC ACCTATGATCAAACCAGACGAGGATACGAAAGAAGATGAGGAGAAGACAGAGGGGGAGGAGCAGTATATAGAAGAGCCATCTTGTGGGCTGTTTCCACTACCAATCTTATCAG GTTCACTGTTCTGGGAGGAAGAAGTGGACTTCCAGTTACCGTATGATCTGTGGTGGCTCCATACGCACAATAAACTGTCCAACAGACAGGATCCTTCCAAATTCAAGAAACTTAAAAACA ATATCTACTACGACGTGAAGCCGCTGTcaaatactcaaaatatctgTAACTGCAAGAAGCCAAGGGAGCCTGATGTGAAAGGATGTGGAGAAGACTGCCTCAATAG AATGGTTCTTGGTGAATGTTCGCCCAGTACCTGCCCATGTGAAGAAGTTTGCTCCAATCAGAGGATACAGAGACATGAATGGACCCCTGGACTGCAGCGCTTTAAT ACCAAGGATCGTGGATGGGGAATCTGCACCCAGACTCCCATCAAAGCTGGAGAGTTCATCCTGGAGTACGTCGGCGAGGTCATCAGCGTCAAAGAACTCTGGAAGCGAGCCCTCAGCGACTACCAATACCAGAAGCATCACTACTACCTCAACCTGGACTCGGGCACCGTCATCGACGGGTACCGGTACGGCAACGAGGGACGCTTCGTCAATCACAGCTGCGAGCCGAACTGTGAGATGCAGAAGTGGTCGGTCAACGGGATGTATCGGATTGCCCTGTTTGCGATGAAGGATGTGAACGTTGGTGATGAGCTGACTTATGATTATAACTTCCATGCTTTCAACCTGGAAACACAG CAAGAGTGCATGTGTGGCAGCAGTAACTGTAGAGGAACAATAGGAGGCAAGACCCAGAAGCCAAACGGAATTGTCAAGAAAGACCCAGTGAATAATAAGAAGACGGGGAAGAAATTAGGACGACCAGTGAAAGAGAAAAGGAAATCCAAGAACAACCTCAAGAAAAGG GAAGGTGTAGCTGAAGATCATAGTGCCTTAAAGGCTCGACGTTTACCTCGACCAATGTCAGTCAGAGAGATGAATCTCATCGCAGATAGACGCTTATTCCTTCTGCGGAACATCGAGAAGATCAAGCGTGTACGGGAGACTCAGTTGAAGGCAAAGGAAGGAAACCTCACTATCAAGACCAACAGTCAGAATGACAATGGAAAAG ATGTATTCATGGCCCAATTCACTGCACTCAAGACGTCCCGCTCAGTCAAAACCCGCCGTCTTGCCGCAGCCGAGGTCAATGTTGAGGTGACGAAGGCTGCCCGCCTCGCGCAGGTGTTTAAGGATATTTATACTGTGGTGTGTACGTATCGGGACTCAAATGGACAGAGCTTGGCGATACCGTTTATGAACAGACCATCAAAGAAGAG AAATCAAGATTACTACCAGAGAATTTCTGATCCCATTGATTTGAGCACCATCGAGAGGCACATCATGACTGGTTATTACAAGACGGTGGAACGATTCGACGAACACTTCATCCGCGTCTTTAGGAATGCAGAG AAGTACCATGGTAAGAAGTCTGAATTGGGTCGGGATGCAACAGACTTGCGTAAGGCCTACACCAAAGCTAAGACGGACAACGCCAAGTTCTTTGAAGACATTCTCGGCCAACCGCAGATCTACAAGGATAATAAAGAAG ATAGTAAACTATTAAAGGAAGAGGAAGAGGAGGAGGTGATACGATGTCTGTGTGGACTCTTCAACGACGAGGGACTCATGATTCAGTGTGAACAATGCATG GTGTGGCAACATTGTGACTGCATTGGCATGAAAGAACCAACTGAGAACTACAAGTGTGAGCTGTGTGAAATAAGACCAGTGCCAAAG GAAGTCCCCATGGTTCCACAACCAAAGTTTGCTCAACCGGATCAAACGTACTTCCTATGTCTTGAAAGAGATGAACATCTAACCGTTAGACAAG GCTGTTGTGTGTATCTTGCCAATGAGAATCAACGACGGACACCAGACGGCTCCCCCATCCAATCCTCTACAGAGATCATGTCCAATATCAACAGAGATGAACTCAATATCTTCAGAGTAGAGAAGCTGTGGAAAAATCCAGA CGGCGAGAAGTTTGCTTTCGGACACCATTTCTTACGGCCGTACGAGACTCATCACACTCCATCCAGAAAGTTCTTTAAGAATGAGCTGTTCAGGGTTCCACTGTATGAGATCATCAAGCTGGACGTCATCTGTGGGGTCTGCTGCGTCATGGatttttatactttttgtaaAG GGAGGCCGAAGGGTGTTGAGGAGATAGACGTCTACGTGTGTGAGTTCCGATTAGATAAGACAGCTCATCTCTTCAATCCCATCAGCAGACACAAATACCCCATCTCTACCAAGACCTACGCCTTTGATAAATTCGATAAGAAGTTGGTGCCTAAGAGAGACTACTCG CCTCATCTGGTACCGGAGCATTTTAAACGAGGATACGGAGGAAG ATGTAACAAAGACAAGTCAGTCGAGAGAGAGGAAGATGACGTTAACATTGAGGACATGACTCCAGAAATGTATGCAGCTAGACAACTCGGCAATCCACTGTCTACCAACGCAAAGAAGATTAG TTTGAtggagaaaaagaaacaaaagaagCGTCTTAAGAAGCATGAGAAGGAGCAGTCGTTAGCCTTGAGGAGACAGCAAGAACAACAGAAGGCCGAGAGGATTTGTCAGCAGAAGGAGCGACTTAATGGTCTGCTACTCAATCTACTGGGCAAGATGCCTGGCAAACAAC CTGTGGATTTGACCTACCTGTTAGAAGAAGGAAATGGGAAACGACGCTGCAAAAGACCGCCGCATTCATTGGACGGATTCTTTTGA